In Sphaeramia orbicularis chromosome 1, fSphaOr1.1, whole genome shotgun sequence, a genomic segment contains:
- the jupa gene encoding junction plakoglobin a, translated as MAMQMGDVDSGVVKVAEWQERMYSTDSGIQSGATTINKDDDSEYTTTKHYTMTTTITREEPDVDAQYALTRAQRVRAAMFPETLEEGTTILSTQTDPSQMTNVQRLAEPSQMLKTAIIHLINYQDDAELATRAVPELTKLLNDEDQVVVSKAAQIVNQLTRKEASRRALMQSPQMVAAVVRAMQNTSDMETARATASILHNLSHQREGLLSIFKSGGIPALVRMLSSPMESVLFYAITTLHNLLLHQEGAKMAVRLADGLQRMVPLLKKSNPKFLAITTDCLQLLSYGNQESKLIILANGGPEGLVHIMRNYSYEKLLWTTSRVLKVLSVCPSNKLAIVDADGVPAIGKHLTGSSQRLMQNCLWTLRNLSDAATKQEGMDGLLQVLVGLLSSDDINMLTCATGVLSNLTCNNAHNKTVVTQSNGVESLIHAILRAGEKEDVTEPAICALRHLTSRHQQAEVAQHAVRKHYGIPAIVKLLNQPYYWPVVKAVVGLIRNLALCPENQAPLRDAGVVPRLVNLLLKAHQDAQKHDSAGQQTYQDGVRMEEIVEGCTGALHILARDPVNREEITTLQTIPLFVQLLYSPVENVKRVAAGVLCELALDKTSAEIIDSEGASAPLMELLHSNNEGIATYAAAVLFRISEDKTSDYKKRVSVELTHSLFKHDPAAWEMAHNAVPMDGPYPDELDAGFQGYGGYPGDPGMPMDGMDGNMMHDEYGGTMPYDRGGYPENY; from the exons ATGGCAATGCAAA TGGGTGATGTTGATAGTGGTGTGGTGAAAGTGGCAGAGTGGCAAGAGAGGATGTATAGCACAGACTCTGGCATCCAGTCCGGAGCTACTACAATAAACAAAGATGACGACTCAGAGTACACCACCACCAAGCATTACACCATGACCACGACAATCACAAGGGAAGAGCCTG ATGTGGATGCTCAGTATGCTCTGACCAGAGCTCAGCGTGTCCGGGCCGCAATGTTCCCTGAGACGCTGGAGGAAGGCACAACTATCCTGTCCACTCAGACAGACCCGTCCCAGATGACCAATGTCCAGCGGCTGGCTGAGCCCTCCCAGATGCTCAAGACAGCCATCATTCATCTGATTAACTACCAGGATGATGCAGAGTTAGCAACACGCGCTGTGCCTGAGCTCACCAAACTGCTCAACGATGAAGACCAG GTGGTGGTTAGTAAAGCAGCACAGATTGTCAACCAGCTTACGCGTAAGGAGGCATCGCGGCGTGCACTGATGCAGTCCCCTCAGATGGTGGCCGCCGTGGTTCGAGCCATGCAGAACACAAGCGACATGGAGACAGCCCGGGCTACAGCCAGCATCCTCCACAACCTGTCCCACCAGAGGGAGGGACTTCTCTCTATCTTCAAGTCAGGAGGAATCCCTGCTTTAGTCCGCATGCTCAG CTCCCCCATGGAGTCTGTGCTCTTCTATGCCATCACCACACTCCACAACCTACTGCTGCACCAGGAGGGGGCTAAGATGGCTGTGCGTCTGGCTGACGGCCTGCAGAGGATGGTTCCCCTGCTGAAGAAGAGCAACCCAAAGTTCCTGGCTATCACCACAGATTGTTTGCAGCTTTTGTCCTACGGAAATCAGGAGAGCAAG CTCATCATCCTTGCCAATGGGGGTCCTGAGGGTCTAGTTCACATCATGAGGAACTACTCCTATGAGAAGCTGTTGTGGACCACAAGCCGTGTGCTTAAAGTCCTCTCCGTATGCCCCAGCAACAAACTTGCCATTGTTGATGCAG ACGGGGTGCCGGCTATAGGTAAACACCTCACAGGCTCCAGCCAGCGTCTGATGCAGAACTGTCTGTGGACTCTTCGGAACCTTTCTGATGCTGCCACCAAACAG GAGGGCATGGACGGCCTGCTGCAGGTTCTGGTGGGCCTACTTAGTTCAGACGACATCAACATGCTCACTTGTGCCACTGGTGTCCTCTCTAACCTCACATGCAACAATGCCCACAATAAAACTGTGGTTACCCAGAGCAACGGCGTAGAGTCGCTGATCCATGCCATACTGCGCGCCGGTGAGAAAGAGGATGTGACCGAGCCAGCCATTTGTGCACTCCGCCACCTGACTTCACGCCACCAACAAGCTGAAGTGGCGCAGCACGCTGTGAGGAAACACTACGGCATCCCCGCCATCGTCAAGCTGCTCAACCAACCCTACTACTGGCCTGTTGTCAAG GCTGTGGTTGGCCTGATCCGAAACCTGGCCCTGTGCCCGGAGAACCAGGCTCCTCTACGGGATGCAGGAGTCGTCCCCCGCCTCGTCAACCTGCTGCTCAAAGCCCACCAGGATGCTCAGAAACACGACTCCGCCGGCCAGCAGACATACCAG GATGGAGTAAGAATGGAGGAGATAGTGGAAGGCTGCACAGGAGCTCTGCACATCTTGGCCAGAGATCCTGTTAACAGAGAAGAGATCACTACCCTGCAGACCATCCCTCTGTTTGTGCAG CTCCTTTACTCTCCAGTGGAAAATGTGAAGCGAGTGGCTGCAGGCGTCCTGTGTGAGCTGGCTTTGGATAAAACATCAGCCGAGATTATCGACAGTGAAGGAGCGTCGGCTCCACTGATGGAGCTGCTGCACTCAAACAACGAGGGCATTG CTACGTATGCTGCAGCAGTTCTTTTCCGCATCTCTGAGGACAAGACCTCTGACTACAAGAAGCGAGTGTCGGTGGAGCTCACACACTCCCTGTTCAAACACGACCCTGCTGCGTGGGAGATG GCCCATAATGCTGTTCCCATGGATGGACCCTACCCAGATG AGCTGGATGCTGGTTTCCAAGGTTATGGAGGGTATCCAGGTGATCCAGGTATGCCCATGGATGGCATGGACGGAAACATGATGCATGATGAATATGGAGGCACGATGCCCTATGACAGAGGGGGCTACCCTGAGAATTATTAA
- the LOC115429415 gene encoding Kv channel-interacting protein 2-like — protein MKSRSQDQSLSDSRELDRSYDPLTGNPASKPNKKTIKQRFLKLLPCYRSSSSPSSTQRSIADDGELSTVCYRPEGLDHLVQQTSFSKKELQILYRGFKNECPSGTVNEESFKSIYAQFFPQGDSSMYAHFLFEAFDTHNNGTVSFEDFVISLSIILRGSITDKLNWAFNLYDLNKDGCITREEMTDIMHSIYDMMGKYTYPCMKDTAPKDHVDSFFQKMDKNKDGVVTIDEFLETCQKDENIMQSMYMFDNVI, from the exons ATGAAATCCAGGAGTCAGGACCAGAGTTTGTCTGACTCCAGAGAGCTGGACCGGTCCTACGACCCCCTCACAG GTAATCCAGCATCCAAACCCAATAAAAAGACCATAAAGCAGCGGTTCCTCAAACTGCTCCCCTGCTACCGCTCCAGCTCCAGCCCTTCATCCACTCAAA GAAGTATAGCTGATGACGGTGAACTGTCAACAGTGTGTTACAGACCTGAGGGCCTCGACCACCTCGTCCAACAAACCAGCTTCAGCAAGAAGGAGCTGCAGATCCTTTATCGGGGATTTAAAAAT GAGTGCCCCAGTGGTACTGTGAATGAGGAATCTTTTAAAAGCATCTATGCACAGTTCTTCCCTCAGGGAG ATTCTAGTATGTACGCGCATTTCCTGTTTGAAGCCTTTGATACCCACAACAATGGAACGGTCAGCTTTGAG GACTTCGTCATAAGCCTGTCCATCATCTTGAGAGGCTCCATCACGGATAAACTCAACTGGGCTTTTAATCTGTATGATCTGAACAAGGACGGCTGCATCACCAGAGAG GAGATGACAGACATCATGCACTCTATCTATGACATGATGGGGAAGTATACCTACCCCTGTATGAAGGACACCGCCCCCAAAGACCACGTGGACAGCTTCTTTCAG aAAATGGACAAGAACAAGGATGGAGTAGTGACCATCGATGAGTTCTTAGAGACCTGCCAAAAG GATGAGAACATCATGCAGTCCATGTACATGTTTGACAACGTGATCTAA